The candidate division WOR-3 bacterium genome segment CGGGAACGAACCCAATTAGAAGCCGAACGCATTGCCCGCGAGATTATCCTTTTAGCAATTCAAAGATGTGCTTTGCCTTGCGTTTCCGAATCTACTGTTTCAGTTGTCAATTTGCCATCAGATGACTTGAAAGGCCGTATCATTGGTCGAGAAGGCAGAAATATTCGTGCGTTTGAGTCCCTGACTGGAGTAGAAGTAATAATTGACGATACGCCAGGAGCGATTGTCTTATCTTCATTCGACCCAGTGCGCCGGGAGATTGCTAAACTGGCAATGGAGCAGTTAATTGCTGATGGTAGAATTCATCAATCTCGGATTGAGGAAATTGTGGAAAAAGCCAAAGCAGATGTTGAAAACACTATAATTAGCACAGCAGAAGCAGTTTTAGTTGAGTTCAATGTTTCTGGGGTTGCGCCGGAGTTAGTAAAACTTTTAGGTCGGTTAAAATATCGCACCAGTTATGGTCAGAATGTATTGCTCCATTCGCAAGAAGTGGCAATTTTAGCCGGTATTATGGCGCAAGAACTTGGGTTAGACCCGAAAATTGCTGAACGCGCTGGTCTCTTACATGATATTGGCAAAGCTGCTGACTTAACCATTGAAGGTCCGCATGCGAAAATCGGTGCCGAACTTGCGGCAAAATATGGTGAAGATGAGATTATCGTCAATGCTATTGCAGCGCATCACGAAGAAGCCGAATTCCAATCTCCTTATGCGTTCTTAATCTCCGCGGCTGACAGTATCTCGGGCGCACGACCTGGTGCCCGACGCGATAATTTTGAAGCCTATGTTAAACGCTTACAAAACTTAGAAAAAATTGCCGCGTCGTTTGAAGGTGTGGAAAAGGTTTATGCTATTCAAGCCGGTCGCGAAGTAAGAGTAATGGTTGAGCCCGAAAAAATTTCTGATGTCGAAGCCGAA includes the following:
- the rny gene encoding ribonuclease Y, which gives rise to MFYYGLLIILGFILIGLVVFLIIYRIARSYLTSQKALADKIIEEAKQEAENYKKKAQLEVKEEWLKEKEKFDQATQERRQELEKLSKRLHDREQLLNVKDANLTARENELIKSQRDLANREKVLKAKTERLDQLITLQNERLERIANLSADEAKKELIKNLEAQAQLESSQYLKDIRERTQLEAERIAREIILLAIQRCALPCVSESTVSVVNLPSDDLKGRIIGREGRNIRAFESLTGVEVIIDDTPGAIVLSSFDPVRREIAKLAMEQLIADGRIHQSRIEEIVEKAKADVENTIISTAEAVLVEFNVSGVAPELVKLLGRLKYRTSYGQNVLLHSQEVAILAGIMAQELGLDPKIAERAGLLHDIGKAADLTIEGPHAKIGAELAAKYGEDEIIVNAIAAHHEEAEFQSPYAFLISAADSISGARPGARRDNFEAYVKRLQNLEKIAASFEGVEKVYAIQAGREVRVMVEPEKISDVEAENLARKIANQIQSELKYPGQIKVMVIRELRAVDYAR